Proteins encoded together in one Orbaceae bacterium lpD01 window:
- a CDS encoding multifunctional CCA addition/repair protein produces MNIYLVGGAVRDGLLKQPVTDKDWVIVGTTPEALIEQGYQQVGHDFPVFLHPQTKQEYALARTERKSGKGYTGFICDFNPHITLEQDLIRRDLTINAIAQDQKGQLIDPFHGIDDLEHKILRHISLTFREDPLRVLRVARFAARFHSLSFTIAPETRLLMKEMVDAGEIDYLTPERVWKETEKALKTDSPQIYFSVLNQCGALAVLFPEFVPLFAQTHHTKLDSHNHTSLALQQSALLTQQPEIHFAVLCQGIGETALSETEQAISRSDHHTAAANLIRQLCIRLKIPNSYRTIALIARQYYRAILIVEQLSAEQILQILNGIDVWRHPTHLTQLLLCAQADFMAMPSQQKAFSQATYLTNMYHVAEKIDVQKVIADGFKQADIKIELEKRRLMAIKSAIETTAII; encoded by the coding sequence ATGAACATATATCTTGTTGGTGGCGCGGTTCGAGATGGATTGCTTAAGCAACCTGTTACCGATAAAGATTGGGTCATCGTCGGCACCACGCCTGAAGCGCTTATAGAACAAGGATATCAACAAGTTGGCCATGATTTTCCCGTTTTTCTCCATCCACAAACCAAACAAGAATATGCGCTAGCGCGTACCGAAAGAAAATCGGGAAAAGGTTATACGGGCTTTATTTGTGACTTCAATCCCCACATCACCTTAGAACAAGATCTTATTCGTCGAGATCTTACGATCAATGCAATTGCTCAGGATCAAAAAGGTCAATTGATTGATCCCTTCCACGGCATTGACGACCTTGAGCATAAAATCTTAAGACATATCTCACTCACTTTTCGCGAAGATCCTTTGCGGGTATTAAGAGTCGCCCGTTTTGCCGCAAGATTCCATTCGTTAAGCTTTACCATTGCCCCAGAAACACGGCTTCTAATGAAAGAGATGGTTGATGCTGGTGAAATCGATTATCTTACCCCTGAGCGTGTCTGGAAAGAGACAGAAAAGGCTTTAAAAACAGATTCGCCGCAAATTTATTTTTCAGTATTAAATCAGTGTGGTGCTTTAGCCGTTTTGTTTCCGGAATTCGTTCCCCTGTTTGCCCAAACGCATCATACTAAATTAGACTCACATAATCATACATCATTAGCCTTGCAGCAAAGTGCATTATTAACTCAGCAACCTGAGATTCATTTTGCCGTGCTCTGTCAAGGTATTGGTGAGACAGCATTATCAGAAACAGAACAAGCCATATCACGCTCAGATCATCATACTGCTGCGGCTAATCTAATTCGCCAGCTCTGTATTAGACTGAAAATACCCAATAGCTACCGGACCATTGCGCTGATTGCCCGTCAATACTACCGAGCAATCCTTATTGTTGAGCAGTTATCTGCAGAACAAATCCTGCAAATACTCAATGGTATCGATGTTTGGCGTCATCCAACACATTTAACTCAGCTACTGTTATGTGCTCAAGCAGATTTTATGGCAATGCCATCACAACAAAAGGCTTTCTCACAAGCAACCTATTTGACAAACATGTATCATGTTGCTGAAAAAATAGACGTGCAGAAAGTGATTGCCGATGGATTTAAACAAGCTGATATAAAAATAGAACTTGAAAAGCGTCGCTTAATGGCGATAAAGTCAGCAATCGAGACCACAGCGATCATTTAA
- a CDS encoding Bax inhibitor-1/YccA family protein → MDNRYSSNGSIVEKTGSRVQTYMNQVYGWMSVGLLLTGLVAWYASGNMALLQMLYKGMWVLLIAQLGLVFVLSGMINKLSGATATALFMIYSILTGLTFSIYFLVYTGESIASTFFITTGMFAAISVYGYTTKRDLSGLGSFLFMGLIGIVIASIVNLFLKSEAVMWAITYIGVFVFAGLTAFDTQKLKALGENLSTDDSNAFRRYVILGALTLYLDFINLFIFLLRILGNRR, encoded by the coding sequence ATGGATAATCGTTATTCTTCAAATGGCTCTATCGTTGAAAAAACGGGATCGCGTGTTCAAACCTACATGAATCAGGTGTATGGTTGGATGAGTGTGGGTCTACTGTTAACTGGACTTGTTGCCTGGTATGCGTCAGGTAATATGGCCTTATTACAGATGTTATATAAAGGCATGTGGGTACTATTAATTGCCCAACTCGGTTTAGTTTTTGTCTTATCAGGTATGATTAATAAATTATCCGGTGCAACAGCTACTGCGTTATTTATGATTTATTCGATTTTAACTGGTTTAACTTTTTCTATTTATTTCTTAGTTTATACCGGCGAGTCAATTGCCAGTACTTTCTTTATTACAACTGGTATGTTCGCAGCGATCAGTGTCTATGGTTATACCACTAAACGTGATTTATCGGGTTTAGGTAGTTTTCTGTTTATGGGACTGATTGGTATTGTTATTGCCTCGATTGTGAATTTATTCTTAAAAAGCGAAGCAGTAATGTGGGCAATCACTTATATTGGTGTCTTCGTGTTTGCAGGATTAACTGCCTTTGATACTCAAAAACTGAAAGCATTAGGTGAAAACTTATCTACGGATGATTCGAATGCATTTCGCCGCTATGTTATTTTAGGTGCATTGACTTTATATCTTGATTTTATCAACCTATTTATCTTCTTATTAAGAATCTTAGGTAACCGAAGATAG
- the seqA gene encoding replication initiation negative regulator SeqA, translated as MKTIEIDDELYQYIASQTLHIGESASSILRRLLTQDELNDANVPVISKRARANTERTDLVELSQVVQSDAFRLEKKSVNRFLAILAALYSFNSSRFTLAAASLHGSKRRYLATSEGALIEHGNNTKPKEINGTSYWVVTNNNTARKRYIIEAIMKNMAIEQNLIDLVTAAFMTKPEVKK; from the coding sequence ATGAAAACCATCGAGATTGATGACGAACTATATCAGTATATCGCAAGCCAAACTTTACATATTGGTGAAAGTGCCTCCAGTATTCTTCGTCGTTTGCTGACACAAGATGAATTAAATGACGCGAATGTGCCAGTTATCAGCAAAAGAGCCAGAGCCAATACGGAACGAACCGATTTAGTTGAACTGAGTCAAGTTGTGCAAAGTGATGCGTTTCGACTAGAAAAGAAAAGTGTTAATCGTTTCTTAGCGATATTAGCGGCCTTGTATAGCTTTAATAGTAGTCGCTTTACGCTCGCAGCCGCTTCTCTTCACGGTAGTAAACGACGCTATTTAGCCACCTCTGAAGGCGCATTAATTGAACATGGTAATAACACTAAACCCAAAGAGATTAACGGCACCTCTTATTGGGTTGTCACTAACAATAATACCGCTCGAAAACGCTATATTATCGAAGCTATCATGAAAAATATGGCGATTGAGCAAAACTTGATTGATTTAGTCACGGCCGCATTTATGACTAAACCTGAGGTTAAAAAATGA
- the moaC gene encoding cyclic pyranopterin monophosphate synthase MoaC — MSNQTLTHINQRGDAHMVDVSAKSLSQREAKAEAYVEMQKETLMMIIEDRHKKGDVLATARIAGIMAAKKTAEIIPLCHPLLLTKIDVSIEPDLDHNRIHIVALCGLNGQTGVEMEALVAASTAALTIYDMCKAVQKDIIISQVRLLTKSGGKSGDFKAERL, encoded by the coding sequence ATGTCTAATCAAACTTTAACCCATATTAACCAACGTGGTGATGCACATATGGTTGATGTTTCGGCTAAATCATTAAGCCAACGAGAAGCCAAAGCAGAAGCTTATGTAGAAATGCAAAAAGAGACCTTAATGATGATTATTGAAGATCGTCATAAAAAAGGTGATGTATTAGCTACGGCGAGAATTGCGGGTATTATGGCCGCTAAAAAAACGGCGGAGATTATTCCACTTTGTCATCCGTTACTATTAACTAAAATCGACGTCAGTATTGAGCCTGATCTTGACCATAATCGTATTCATATTGTGGCATTGTGTGGCTTAAATGGCCAAACTGGCGTTGAAATGGAAGCGTTAGTAGCGGCTTCAACGGCGGCTTTAACTATCTATGATATGTGTAAAGCGGTACAAAAAGATATTATTATCAGCCAAGTTCGTTTATTGACTAAGTCTGGTGGTAAATCCGGTGATTTTAAGGCGGAGCGTCTATGA
- a CDS encoding glycine zipper 2TM domain-containing protein: MKKLVALTVAAGLLAGCTSSDIYSGNVYTANQAKQVQSVTYGTVVSVTPVKIQTNTNANGSSSNVLGTVGGGVVGGILGSTIGGGAGRDLAAAIGAIAGAVAGNAVQNDVAQVNAVQLDIRQENGNVISVVQKDSSGQFYAGQPVKMIGSGNQINVSPR, from the coding sequence ATGAAAAAACTCGTGGCTTTAACTGTCGCAGCAGGTTTACTTGCTGGATGTACTAGCTCTGATATTTATTCAGGCAATGTTTATACTGCAAATCAGGCAAAACAAGTTCAATCAGTTACCTATGGAACGGTTGTATCCGTCACACCGGTCAAAATACAGACTAATACCAATGCAAATGGCTCTTCATCAAATGTGTTAGGCACTGTTGGTGGTGGCGTTGTTGGTGGTATTTTAGGTAGTACTATCGGTGGCGGTGCAGGACGCGATCTTGCAGCCGCAATTGGCGCGATTGCCGGTGCTGTGGCTGGTAATGCAGTACAAAACGACGTAGCACAAGTTAATGCGGTACAATTAGATATTCGCCAGGAAAATGGTAATGTTATTTCTGTGGTACAAAAAGATTCATCAGGTCAGTTTTATGCAGGACAACCAGTAAAAATGATCGGTAGTGGTAATCAAATTAACGTTTCACCACGTTAA
- a CDS encoding TIGR04211 family SH3 domain-containing protein → MNKYLISLLLSASVFSTAAIAAEKYVSDDLSIYLRRGPGTQYGLSGTLNAGDKVTILETSADGKFTRIQDEKGRAAWIETSALSDVPSLRIHIPQLEQQITSLKAQISELETSRGTVVQDIQDKLSTANQTIDSLKTENEQLQAKVNEQQQVVDSVNNQLDEKRQSLILNWFLYGGIVAGGGLVLGLILPAILPRRRKKDRWMN, encoded by the coding sequence ATGAATAAATATTTAATCTCCCTATTACTTTCTGCTTCCGTTTTTAGCACCGCAGCCATTGCTGCCGAAAAATACGTCTCTGATGATCTGTCAATCTATCTTCGTCGAGGCCCTGGCACACAATATGGGCTATCAGGTACACTTAATGCTGGCGACAAAGTCACGATATTAGAAACGAGTGCGGATGGTAAGTTTACTCGCATTCAAGACGAAAAAGGACGCGCAGCCTGGATAGAAACTTCAGCACTTAGTGATGTACCGAGTTTAAGGATTCACATTCCACAGTTAGAACAGCAAATCACTTCGCTGAAAGCGCAAATTAGTGAATTAGAGACATCACGCGGTACTGTTGTTCAGGACATACAAGATAAGCTATCTACGGCCAATCAAACGATTGATAGTTTAAAAACCGAAAATGAACAGTTGCAGGCTAAAGTCAACGAGCAGCAGCAAGTTGTCGATAGTGTGAATAATCAGCTGGATGAAAAACGCCAAAGTTTAATTCTAAACTGGTTCTTATATGGCGGTATCGTGGCAGGTGGAGGCTTAGTATTAGGTCTTATTTTACCGGCGATTTTACCTCGCCGTAGAAAGAAAGATCGCTGGATGAACTAA
- the pgm gene encoding phosphoglucomutase (alpha-D-glucose-1,6-bisphosphate-dependent), producing the protein MTGIHPRAGTQSLAEDLINLDTLVGHYYDIKPDLNDASQLVIFGTSGHRGSASKSTFNECHLLAIAQAIVDIRKKYHITGPCFVGKDSHILSEPALKSLLEVFAANQVMTVIAQDNGYTPTPVISHAIITYNQQHKTQVADGVVITPSHNPPEDGGIKYNVTHGGPADTDITKEIEFRANELLRGELREIKRLPLSQALHSGYVHEKAFEKGYIDDLANVIDMKAIADSTVKMGVDPLGGAAVSYWPRIAEQYQLNLNIVNDKVDAAFGFMHLDHDGAIRMDCSSAHAMAGLIKLKDQFDLAFGNDTDADRHGIVTPSGLMNPNAYLSAVTDYLLQYRPDWHKSIMIGKTLVTSSMIDRVTTALGHQYQEFPVGFKWYAEGLFNGTLGFACEESAGGSLLRHNGQVWTTDKDGLVLCLLAAEMMAKTDNNPQQQYDRLTDKFGTSFYGRIQAPATFAEKQKLAKLDAKQLKTDTLAGESIKQALTTAPANSAPIGGLKVITENGWFAARPSGTEDAYKIYAESFISQNHLAQLQEEAQQLVSGVIK; encoded by the coding sequence ATGACAGGAATTCATCCACGAGCAGGGACGCAATCTTTGGCTGAAGATCTCATTAATTTAGATACTTTAGTTGGGCATTATTACGATATCAAACCAGATTTAAATGATGCCTCTCAATTAGTTATTTTCGGTACCTCTGGCCATCGTGGTAGTGCCAGTAAAAGTACTTTTAATGAATGCCATCTTTTAGCGATAGCCCAAGCGATTGTTGATATTCGAAAAAAATATCACATCACAGGTCCGTGCTTTGTGGGTAAAGATTCACATATTTTGTCTGAACCTGCGCTCAAATCCTTGTTAGAGGTGTTTGCGGCCAATCAGGTGATGACCGTTATTGCACAAGATAACGGCTATACGCCAACGCCAGTTATCTCTCATGCGATTATTACTTATAATCAGCAGCATAAAACGCAGGTGGCTGATGGCGTCGTGATCACGCCATCCCATAATCCGCCTGAAGATGGCGGGATTAAGTATAATGTCACTCATGGCGGGCCGGCTGATACCGATATCACCAAAGAGATCGAGTTTAGAGCCAATGAACTCTTACGTGGTGAGTTACGAGAAATCAAGCGCCTGCCTCTGTCACAAGCTTTACATAGTGGTTATGTTCATGAAAAAGCCTTTGAAAAAGGTTATATTGATGATTTAGCCAATGTTATTGATATGAAGGCGATTGCTGACTCAACTGTGAAGATGGGGGTTGATCCTTTAGGTGGCGCCGCAGTCAGTTACTGGCCAAGGATTGCTGAGCAGTATCAGCTTAATCTTAATATCGTCAATGATAAAGTGGATGCGGCCTTTGGTTTTATGCACCTTGACCATGATGGCGCTATTCGGATGGACTGTTCAAGTGCACATGCCATGGCTGGTCTAATTAAACTTAAAGATCAATTTGACTTAGCCTTTGGCAATGATACCGATGCCGATAGACATGGTATTGTGACACCGTCTGGTTTAATGAATCCCAATGCTTATTTATCTGCTGTCACAGATTATCTTTTGCAGTATCGTCCTGATTGGCATAAATCGATTATGATTGGTAAAACCTTAGTGACCAGTTCGATGATCGATCGCGTCACAACCGCACTGGGTCATCAGTATCAAGAGTTTCCGGTTGGTTTTAAATGGTATGCTGAAGGATTATTTAATGGTACTTTGGGTTTTGCCTGTGAAGAGAGCGCTGGTGGTTCTTTACTAAGACATAATGGCCAAGTTTGGACAACGGATAAAGATGGTCTGGTACTCTGTTTATTAGCCGCAGAGATGATGGCCAAAACGGATAATAATCCACAGCAGCAATATGATCGTTTAACCGATAAATTTGGTACCTCTTTCTACGGCCGTATTCAAGCGCCGGCGACTTTTGCTGAAAAGCAGAAGTTAGCAAAACTGGATGCTAAGCAATTAAAAACCGATACATTGGCCGGGGAGTCGATCAAACAAGCACTCACCACCGCACCGGCTAATAGTGCGCCGATTGGCGGGCTGAAAGTGATCACCGAAAATGGCTGGTTCGCCGCAAGGCCATCAGGTACTGAAGACGCTTATAAAATCTATGCCGAAAGCTTTATTAGTCAAAATCATCTGGCACAATTACAAGAAGAAGCGCAACAATTAGTTTCTGGGGTGATTAAATAG
- the moaD gene encoding molybdopterin synthase sulfur carrier subunit: MIKVLFFAQIREMVGQNELNLDKHDLTVAQMIALLASQGDKWSLALTEKTVLCAVNKTLVAHDWIIKAGDEVAFFPPVTGG, translated from the coding sequence ATGATAAAAGTACTATTTTTTGCTCAGATTAGAGAAATGGTCGGTCAGAACGAATTAAATCTTGATAAGCATGATCTTACCGTTGCGCAAATGATTGCATTATTAGCTTCACAAGGCGATAAATGGTCACTTGCCTTAACAGAAAAAACTGTACTTTGTGCGGTCAATAAAACGTTAGTGGCACATGATTGGATTATCAAAGCGGGGGATGAAGTTGCCTTTTTTCCACCGGTAACTGGAGGCTAA
- the gloA gene encoding lactoylglutathione lyase, translated as MRILHTMIRVGHLQRAIDFYTQVLGMKLLRSAENKEYQYSLAFVGYTDESENAVIELTYNWGVETYDHGTAFGHIALGVKDVAQTCEMIRQAGGKVTREAGPVKGGSTIIAFVEDPDGYKIELIQDDQSHHALG; from the coding sequence ATGAGAATACTACATACGATGATTCGAGTTGGTCATCTTCAACGTGCGATCGATTTTTATACTCAAGTTTTAGGCATGAAGTTACTACGCTCTGCAGAAAATAAAGAGTATCAATATTCATTAGCGTTTGTCGGTTATACTGATGAAAGCGAGAACGCAGTGATTGAACTGACCTATAACTGGGGCGTTGAAACCTATGACCACGGCACAGCCTTTGGACATATTGCACTGGGTGTTAAAGATGTAGCTCAAACGTGTGAAATGATTAGGCAAGCTGGCGGTAAAGTGACACGTGAAGCAGGCCCGGTAAAAGGTGGAAGTACCATTATCGCTTTTGTTGAAGATCCTGACGGTTATAAGATTGAACTGATTCAAGATGATCAGTCTCATCATGCACTGGGTTAA
- the moaE gene encoding molybdopterin synthase catalytic subunit MoaE, producing MATRIEVTNDMFDVTELNEWLSLDPQDGAIVTFMGKVRTLESETLSLYLEHYQGMTEQVLWRITEQARARWSLNHIVIIHRIGEILANQAIVFVGVSGPHRKAAFAAAEFMMDILKSEAPFWKREKTQQGDAWVEAKQSDQAALKKWF from the coding sequence ATGGCTACACGAATTGAAGTGACTAATGACATGTTTGATGTAACTGAACTCAATGAGTGGCTATCACTTGATCCGCAAGATGGAGCGATAGTCACGTTTATGGGTAAAGTTAGAACGCTGGAGTCGGAAACGCTTAGCCTTTATCTTGAACATTATCAAGGGATGACCGAACAAGTTTTATGGCGGATTACAGAGCAAGCCAGAGCGCGTTGGTCGTTAAATCATATTGTGATTATTCATCGTATCGGTGAGATTTTAGCTAATCAAGCGATCGTTTTTGTGGGGGTTAGTGGCCCTCACCGTAAAGCAGCATTTGCGGCAGCCGAGTTTATGATGGATATACTCAAGAGTGAAGCGCCATTTTGGAAACGTGAAAAGACCCAGCAGGGTGACGCTTGGGTTGAAGCGAAACAGAGTGATCAGGCCGCCTTGAAAAAATGGTTTTAA